A segment of the Trifolium pratense cultivar HEN17-A07 linkage group LG7, ARS_RC_1.1, whole genome shotgun sequence genome:
ATATCGTTCCTCGATAGTTAAGCTCCTCAAAGATCTTCTTTGAATCTTGAATTGACTCAAACTTGGCATACATGGTAATTAGGCTATTAGAGACATTTTGTTCCGACGAAAAGCAGCTTTTTATGCATAACCCGTGAACCATTAGACCTTCTGTCACCATATTCCTGATTGTTATAGCATGCAATAATACTATAAAGGTGACATCATTTGGATACACACCATCAACTCTCATAGCATTGAAGAGAGACACCACATTCTCTTCATCAATAGAAATCATTGTTGTCCAAGACACTACATTTCGACTACTCATGAGCTGAAAAACCGCCTTCGCATCTCTAAGAACCTTACATTTCGAATAAGTCGAAATCAAAACATTGCAAACTGCAACATGTGTTCCATAACCCAATTTTTGAGCCAAACCATGAATCTGTTTCCCTACCTCCAAGTTTCTCACATAACCACAAGCAGAAACCGCACCAGTCAATGAAACATGGTCAAGCAACATACCTTGTCTTACCATGTTGACAAACAACAAAACAGCTTCCAGCCCATAACATTCCCCCTCTTGAGCGTACCCCGAAAGCATTGCATTCCAAGAAACCAAATCTCTAAtaggcatttcatcaaacactcTTCGAGCCTCATCTAATCCACCCCACATTGAATACATTGTCACAAGTGCGTTCCCAATAAAAACTTCACAACCAAATCCACATTTAACTACAAGAGAATGCAATTGTAACCCAAATAAAAACCCGGAATCATCCCATTCCTTATCCCTATCCCAACAAAAAGAAAGAGCAGTAGTATACGTCACAGGGTCAAAAACtatcccatttaaatgcatAAAACAAGCAAAATTCAAAGCATCAACATTCTTATCAAATCCAGAAAGAACAGTATTCCAAGAAACAATATCAGGACAACTCAAACTCTCGAAAACACGCAAAGCACATTGAAACAACCCAGCTTTGCAGTACATTTTCATCAACGAATTCGACACAGTGACACGGGAAACAAACCCGGTAGCAACAGCAAATCCATGAATTTGGGAACCCAAATTGAACTCTCCACAACAAGCCTTGAACGACAAGGCAAGTGTTACCTCGTTGATATTTTGAAGGAAATTAAAGTGGGAGTGTTTCTTGAATATGGAAAGAGCTTGAAAGGGGTGGTTGTTGTGCAGGAAATTGAGCATGGAACGGTTAATTGAGGAAGCATTTGGGTGGGGAATATGGTCGAACAGTTGGTGTTCATGTTGGTGTTTAAGTGAGTGGAATAGTTTGGAacaaattttgaataataataatcgTTGTGATGGTTTTTCGTGGACATTGAGGATTTTGGAAGCTGAGTATAACATGTATTCACTAAGGTAAGTACTACCAAGCTCAATggaaacacacacacacactgtattataaattttaaaacaaaaaatataagttaaaaCACGCAAATAAGGATTTTCAACTTCAACCACATAACAATTTGCGATTCAATTAAGTTCTGAAAGCATTTCAACGCCGACGGGTAAATACGGTTGTCGGTCGGGTAATATGGAGGCGGTGGACAGCGCACCTTAAGCAGAGAAGGAAGTTGGTCGTATTCGTATCTGGTTTTTACTTTtgggtttagtttttttttttttaatcaaaaaattataaatcttgGGTATAGgtttgttttaagttttttttttaagtgctGTGTTAAACGGTTCATCAGGTGCATTTGTTAAgtatatcaaaaataaaaataaaatataaaattaatgttgataaaaataactttttacactttcaatgtattaaatacacaaatttcaagacaaaatttttgtattcatgtgtTTAACTAGTGCAAGAGGTGCACTATCTAACACACGTGTGTCATTTAGGACCATTTGATTCATCACACGGACCAAATTGATCAAAAGGCACCATGCCTTTCCGGCTGTGAACCCCCGATACTTCAAAAATGACGAGGTATGGTGTCCGATACGTACTCGATATCGATACTCGTTTGATATTCTCCGATACACGTAtaagaaattaatattattttttaaaaaaaaaaaatataaccgatACGTGTCGGATACTTCTTCGATACACGTATCGAACAATTAATGCTCTTTGATAATGAAAACGTAGGAAATGAGACTGATACAATTCGCATTTTCacttaagtattgaatgttagagtatgatgttatCAACTACGTCTTTGGGTAGTacgcattttttttataagcaaattgtttTTTGAAGACAACAAGTTCatagcatttcattaatcaataaaTGTTCAATATAATTTGGTATTTCAACCAATATTTGGGGACTAGCTACACATGTGGCCGCCTTATATAAACTATGAGCAACCTCGTTTGCTTGCATCCTAATAAATTTAACACTAGAGTTAACATAAAAAGAGTTGTAAAGTCTTCTACAATGTGAGACGATTTCTCCAAACTCTGTAACATCATGATTATTTGAATGGAAACCATCTATCACCAACTTCGAGTCAAGTTCAAAATTCACTGGTCCTAAATTTAATTCATGAACCAATATAGTGTTGACAAGAAGCCAAGAGCTTCGCCGACACGAACATCACAAATTGGTGagaattgttagtatattatattgttatgaTAGAGCATCAATATCCATAACACTCGCTTGAGTtttttaaatgggtcccacttaattttttatattaatttatactcctccgtcccaaaatataagcaaaagttggtcaacaaaagttgatgtatttggtccaaatctttaaccaaatacatcaagtttctttgacccacttttacttatattttgagacggaaggAGTACTCCTCACTTAATTAAACATCTCaaccatattttttatatatccaTACAACTAATCAAAAAGTCTAACTTGGATCCCACTAAATCTCTCAATATTGGATCTTTTACTCTCTGTGcatctaaatataatattttttaatccaAACAACCAATAAAGTTAGAGGGTGGCAGAGAAAGAGCGTTGGAATGCAGAGCAACGCTTGCAAATTCAAGAGCGTTCTTTAAGCATCAATTATCGGTGTATCCCTGACAAAAACGTTTTTGTTCTGTGAAAACACCATACAAATGAACCGACGTGGTGCTGTTAGTTATTCTCCTTGTCAAGACTTGAATACTGAATCTCCAACTCTttaactcttagctcaactaATTAATCAGTTAAGTTATTCATCTCACTTCCCTTTTGCATAGTACTTAACTTAAAGATATGTAATTGTTACTTGTTTgctcaatttgagtaatttgaatattatcattatcgattttagttatgtttgtatattgtgcatttatatatatatatatatatatatatatatatatatatatatatatatataattttaaatttagtttttaaataacgtatcgcgGCCGTATTGTATcgagaattttgaaaaaatttcttTATCGCCGTATCGGTGtcgtatcggtatcgtgtcacgtatcaGGACTTCATAGCTTTCCGGCTATAAAACACGAGCTAAGACAAAAATTGCAGCAAATGTGAAAATTGAAAGAcaattaagttttattttaaaatagattgactatttttgcaagtttaataaaatagaggAGCAAAAAAccttataatttttaatgtattaattttacatatttttaactCACAATgaattgttttaacttttaaatgttaaaattttaaaacattttaatatCAATATAAACCCACCCAAAGCTCCTCAGATCAAGGAGGT
Coding sequences within it:
- the LOC123899022 gene encoding pentatricopeptide repeat-containing protein At4g32430, mitochondrial, coding for MLYSASKILNVHEKPSQRLLLFKICSKLFHSLKHQHEHQLFDHIPHPNASSINRSMLNFLHNNHPFQALSIFKKHSHFNFLQNINEVTLALSFKACCGEFNLGSQIHGFAVATGFVSRVTVSNSLMKMYCKAGLFQCALRVFESLSCPDIVSWNTVLSGFDKNVDALNFACFMHLNGIVFDPVTYTTALSFCWDRDKEWDDSGFLFGLQLHSLVVKCGFGCEVFIGNALVTMYSMWGGLDEARRVFDEMPIRDLVSWNAMLSGYAQEGECYGLEAVLLFVNMVRQGMLLDHVSLTGAVSACGYVRNLEVGKQIHGLAQKLGYGTHVAVCNVLISTYSKCKVLRDAKAVFQLMSSRNVVSWTTMISIDEENVVSLFNAMRVDGVYPNDVTFIVLLHAITIRNMVTEGLMVHGLCIKSCFSSEQNVSNSLITMYAKFESIQDSKKIFEELNYRGTISWNALISGYAKNGLCKEAFLTFLSSIQEIKPNQYTFGSVLNAIAAAEDISLKHGQRCHSHLIKLGLNTDPFVAGALLDMYGKRGNISESERVFNETPEKTQFSWTGMISAYARHGDYVSVMSLYKEMETEGSSPDSITFLSVLSACCRKGMVDVGHRIFDSMVKNHSIEPTPEHYSIIVDMLGRVGRLDEAEELMHRIPGGPGLSVLQSLLGSCRLHGNVEMAERVLESLIQMDPGSSGPYVLMANLYAEKGMWEKVAEVRKRMRERGVIKEVGFSWADVATADSLHLHGFSSGDKSHPESESICKMAEFLGLHMIFSKESRVEEGDWYEEFELMSHG